The Fodinibius saliphilus genome segment TAACTCATCTCATCTTCAGGCTGAAAATAATCAGCTCTCACACTAGACGCCGATACGGCAAAACTCCGGGAAGTCCGCCGATCCAGATAGGTATCCAATGAAATGATTAACCGTTCTGAGTTGCCCATATTATCCCGACGACTCAGTTGGGCTTTTATCTTATCTGGATTATCACTATACATGCGGGCTCCTATGTATAAAGCATCATCGCTGTAAACAAAAGCCACCTTTGTTGCAGATGTAGCCTCTGCCCCCTCATTGGGTTCTCGTTGGGTAAATCCCGAAGTATATGAAGCTTTCTTCCATATCTCTTCCTCCAGTTGCCCATCCAAGGTAATATTTTGCTCTTCTATATTATGGGCTTTTACATTTCTGTTATTTGCTATGGTATTTGAAGATGGTGGTTCTTGTGATTGGGCTAATAACGGAATATTAGTAATCAGAAGAAAAACAATTAACAGGGAGCTTAAATAAAATCTCAATATTGTATTCAACGGCACTTTTTATTGTTTTGCACTATTATTCAGCGCATTAAAAATAAGGTATTAACATTTACTGATTTCAATTTTGGGATCAAATCCTGGTAAAACCTCATTAAATTTGTAAAATGCTGATAAACAGCTGTCTGCAAGTTTTATCAGATAATGATATGGTAAAATTCCATTATTAATTGATGTGTTATTGTAGTAGAAGCAATTGAAACTTCAATAATTATTTACTCAGTCCTATATCACGCAAACATTTTAAACGAGCCAGTGCCATAACACTTGGGGCTTCAAGGTCTCCAAACATTCAGCAGCTGTAACGCGATGGATGAAACGGGAACAAGTTTAATTACGGAACTCTTTGGTTCATTCCATACCGATCCAAATGGACTATTTGATCTGCCTAACGGCTTTACCTATAAAATAATTTCAACATATGGAGATAAAGTGAATGATGGATTTTTAGTACCCCACCGTTCCGATAGAATGGCAACATTCCCGGGACCTGGCGGGCCACTATTCTTATTCAGGACCACGGAGTAAATCCTGCAAGTGGGGATGCTTTGGGTAAAGGCTTTAAGCTGACTCATAAATTGCAGAACAATGATTTTTACGAATAGGGAAATGATAATAATCCGGAATAGTGCAGCACTACAACCATCGAAACTGGGATAATACTACACCATTCATGGTATTCAATATTCTCGCTTAAGCTTGGCTATAACAGGGCCTTAGAATAAAAAAAGCTGAATTCAATTTTGCTCATATTATTAAAGGCCCACCAAATAAAGTGGTGGGCCTTTGTAACATACTTCTGGGTTATCCTTCTAACTCTGTTTCACTTTCATAGCTGCCCGCAATAAACCATGCTCCTCCTGCAAGCGCCAGATCTTTAAGCAAGTTAGTCATACTTGGCTGCATTTGCCCTCCAATGACAGCCGGTAAATGAATACTTAATACATATATAAGCAGTAATACACCTAAAAGAATACAGGCAAGGCGTGCCTTTTTCTCAATGATAATACTCACACAGGCAGCTAACATTGCTATCCCTGTCAGGTATACCCAAAAGCTACCTCCTGGTATGGGAACCATTCCTGCCATTTGTCCTGCTTTCATAAAATGGAACAAACCAAAAATGCCAAATGGTAACGCATATAAATAACGACCTATTTTAGAAAACATATCTAAGTGTGTTTAGTTAATGGTTACTTAAAACAATATATGTAATATTTAGTTCAATATTGAACTACTATATATTGAATCATAGCTTCTTCTGTAGCAGCTTATTTTATTTTCAATTATGACGTACTATTAACATTGCAGCGTTGCAATAGGTTTCTTTGCAGTCTTGCAACGAACGGGTTTTAGACTCCTCACTCCAAATTACCTCTCCCAATTACTTTTATCAAAAGTACCCCTCAATACACTTTAAAGGGCCTTTATACGAATAATTTAAAAAAAATTAGATAGTAACCTCATCTTGGAACAGATGTTGTAATAGTATAATCATGAAGACATACAAAACATCTAATAACAAAAACCACCAATTGTTTAATTCTTAAAAAAAGTAAAATTCCAACACACATAGGCTACTATTATGAAACTCACTAATAAACATATCACTTTATTCCTCCTGTCCTTCTTTTTGATGGCGGGATCGGCTTTTGCCCAAGAAACTACTGACCGAGACTTACAATACTTTACCAGTCCAGATCAACGGGGGCTCAATCAATTTGAAGCACCGTTCACTACTGACATTGAATTTGACGGTGTACAAGTTCGAATGGGCGGATCAAATGCTCTTCAATTCCAGGGCTTAACTCAAGATAATGATGCCAATGGGCTTACAACACTTGAGTCCAACTTCAACCTTGCTACTTCAAACCTAGATCTTGATGTGGGATTGGCAAATGGACTTCGCATG includes the following:
- a CDS encoding alkaline phosphatase PhoX; the protein is MGLQGLQTFSSCNAMDETGTSLITELFGSFHTDPNGLFDLPNGFTYKIISTYGDKVNDGFLVPHRSDRMATFPGPGGPLFLFRTTE
- a CDS encoding DoxX family protein translates to MFSKIGRYLYALPFGIFGLFHFMKAGQMAGMVPIPGGSFWVYLTGIAMLAACVSIIIEKKARLACILLGVLLLIYVLSIHLPAVIGGQMQPSMTNLLKDLALAGGAWFIAGSYESETELEG